A window of the Streptomyces luomodiensis genome harbors these coding sequences:
- the trmD gene encoding tRNA (guanosine(37)-N1)-methyltransferase TrmD, which produces MRLDVVTIFPEYLEPLNVSLVGKARARGRLDVRVHDLRAWTHDRHNTVDDTPYGGGPGMVMKPEPWGEALDEVMASGEAEGLVKPTLIVPTPSGRPFTQALAVELAERPWLVFTPARYEGIDRRVIEEYGERLEVHEVSIGDYVLAGGEAAVLVITEAVARLLPGVLGNAESHRDDSFAPGAMADLLEGPVYTKPPEWRGRSIPEVLVSGHHGRIARWRRDEAFRRTSENRPDLIERCDPATLDKHDRALLAELGWEELPGTGGARFGRPDRAVEE; this is translated from the coding sequence ATGAGGCTCGACGTCGTCACGATCTTCCCCGAGTACCTGGAGCCGCTGAACGTCTCGCTGGTCGGCAAGGCGCGCGCCCGGGGTCGGCTGGATGTGCGGGTCCACGATCTGCGCGCCTGGACGCACGACCGGCACAACACGGTCGACGACACCCCCTACGGCGGCGGCCCCGGCATGGTCATGAAGCCCGAGCCCTGGGGTGAGGCGCTTGACGAGGTCATGGCGTCGGGCGAGGCGGAGGGGCTGGTCAAGCCCACGCTGATCGTCCCGACCCCGAGCGGCCGCCCGTTCACCCAGGCGCTCGCCGTCGAGCTCGCCGAGCGCCCCTGGCTGGTCTTCACGCCCGCCCGCTACGAGGGCATCGACCGCCGGGTGATCGAGGAGTACGGCGAGCGGCTCGAGGTCCACGAGGTCTCGATCGGTGACTACGTCCTGGCCGGCGGCGAGGCCGCGGTGCTGGTGATCACGGAGGCGGTGGCCCGGTTGCTGCCGGGGGTGCTGGGCAACGCCGAGTCGCACCGCGACGACTCCTTCGCGCCCGGCGCGATGGCCGATCTCCTGGAGGGGCCCGTCTACACCAAGCCCCCCGAGTGGCGCGGCCGCTCCATTCCGGAGGTGCTGGTCAGCGGCCACCACGGCAGGATCGCCCGCTGGCGCCGGGACGAGGCGTTCCGCCGCACCAGCGAGAACCGCCCCGATCTGATCGAGCGCTGCGACCCGGCGACGCTCGACAAGCACGACCGCGCCCTCCTGGCCGAGCTGGGCTGGGAGGAGTTGCCCGGGACCGGTGGGGCCCGATTTGGGCGGCCGGACCGGGCCGTGGAAGAATAG
- the rplS gene encoding 50S ribosomal protein L19 yields the protein MSHLLDTVDSASLRSDIPTFRPGDTVNVHVRVIEGNRSRVQQFKGVVIRRQGSGVRETFTVRKVSFSVGVERTFPVHTPIVEKIEVVTRGDVRRAKLYYLRELRGKAAKIKEKRES from the coding sequence ATGTCTCACCTGCTCGACACCGTCGACTCCGCGTCGCTGCGCAGCGACATCCCGACCTTCCGCCCCGGCGACACGGTCAACGTCCACGTCCGCGTGATCGAGGGCAACCGCTCCCGTGTCCAGCAGTTCAAGGGCGTCGTCATCCGCCGCCAGGGCTCTGGTGTCCGCGAGACCTTCACCGTCCGCAAGGTGAGCTTCAGCGTCGGCGTCGAGCGCACCTTCCCGGTGCACACCCCGATCGTCGAGAAGATCGAGGTCGTCACCCGCGGTGATGTGCGCCGGGCGAAGCTGTACTACCTGCGCGAGCTGCGCGGCAAGGCTGCCAAGATCAAGGAAAAGCGCGAGAGCTGA